Genomic window (Rhododendron vialii isolate Sample 1 chromosome 4a, ASM3025357v1):
TCCCAACAGATGAAATTCAACTTgactgacacgacctacccgtgtttatTGGAATGCTTtatgccgaggatagcttgatccccagcaacgatgGCCTGTCTCGTCTAAATCTGCAGCGACAGCCtatcctgtccaaattcgatcaacaagtgGCGATTCACTCATCCACTTCTAGttccatccccggcaatggaccGCCCTTCCATTCCACctatcaggttccttaagtttacaagtctactttgctagtatgctttgttctggattgccttgaggggtgtctagaattctttgacgttacttgtaccaagtcgatggtgcttcaagtgccgtcaaagaggggctactgtagacaccccaatctgggcttccagattagtttacttacggtatttgatttcccaatgatgaaatggatcaagaacaccccgggaatgatagcgtgtttgagctttgagtgtttgcaaagcccttgaacctaacctagcctaagccacttcaaaagagccaaaaaccctattggcacgcattggttgagagcccgcgcgcgtagatcaacttgacaagtgttggtcaatggtcaaagcttgatcgttgaccaacgcgtgagtaggtggtacacgcgcgccaaggcgcaaccatcccgtgccagggcgcaaccatcgcgcAACGGactgaaaccatcgcgcgatggtcaaactacCAGGTGGTGGTCcatagtcaaagcttgaccgttgaccatcgcgcgccagggcgcaccatcgcgcgccaaactgactccatcgcgcgatggtccaagatgtcaccatcacctttatcagctgggaagcttagccaccaagcaaacttcaaccagcctcgtggactggctgagctcctctccttgcaccaaccagattcacctccctctctccctataaataccccttttgttcatccatttaaagggtttaagaatttcaaagggttacaccctgggttaccaaattttaagtccaaagaaggattacactcaccatcctccattttcacactttaaccatccaagaacaaagcttgttcttcctcctccaatcaTTCAACCACTCAAACAACCTctcactcaaagctcaatctcTTTCAAACTTAATCtaggtatagcttacctactattttctgttctgattcCTGAGAGGGCTGGCAAggccaaggctagtaatcaataccagtcttggtcctaaagctggcaaggtttcaaaaatggTAGAGGCAAGAACCAGCGTGCGACACTCTCACTTCATTGCTCGATGGACCGCATGGGGATTGGTTTCTTGTTGTTTTtcatgtatttatttatatatagatcactgtaaagcatgttaaaaatcagtttactactttcctttgttagaaactgctagtttgtttgtagttaatttgtgtTTCTGCTATTTtagagtacccctgggatcattctggacaagtaccagaacccagaaacgtgtaaaccaaacactggttaaaaggctcagaccatcACGCGCCAGGGCAGGGAGCACCCTTGCGCgacagactggctccatcgctcGTCAGACTGCCTccgaccagtgagtggccttgcacgggtagctcggccttaggccattattttgttcccacactgtttatggggtgttttattaatctgtagggctttacagcctttaaactgtatattatgctgcttataactgcgtggtttgtcctggatgtgcactggtccttctagagcccaaagggtttgagaataagagctgtgggtttgagctcaccggagctgtgggtttgagctcaccggcgtgcgcgtgtcttggagttgcgtGCGCAGGAGTAAACAACATGTAGTGACTtattcagtgcatgctggtttcttcctacgcacatCATTCCAAAACaagggcctcccagtttgtttaaactcccacaggagtctgttctcatcctatactaactaccatccatgctattctatcacatcctgcaaacatgttacagttttaatcccctttaattgTTCCTcagccctaattggctaaaaaattgattaaccaaacagaatcgcaaacatttttcgcaaatgcctaagtaaagaTCGATCTCCGAATTAGGtaagaggggtgccttaaaaccttcccctctcgtaacctggctcccgaacccagatatggttatgacggactggtgccttccctttttcaaatcaaacagtgcagcgagcgtttcaagttcggttccttgggtgtcagaccttcaaacccaagtggcgactctgaattgagtgCTCGTCTACCTAGAAAGCGCGCTCATCGGTCCGCCCTATTTttccgggcacgctgcccacaaaaAGCTCATGTCTACTCGTAACATTCACCACATAACCCCCTATAGCCCACGGTATTCCTATTAACCTTACGGTTTCATTCCCTAACCAACGACACTAATATTATACTCTAACAAGTGCCAAGAGACAAGATCGAACCACAAGTCATTAGGACACAAGTAATTACATTCGAGAGTGACTTAAATACATTCTAATTATATAAGGAGTCATAACACGAAACGAAACAATCTTAGAAATAGCCAACCGACATTGACAGCCCgacacacctctactcaaatggtcataactttcttTTTACTAAGAGTTTTTAGGTGATTCTAgcggcaaatgaaagctgacttcaagaccttcgaatcgatataaaaaGCTTGCATGAAACAGAtattggacgaagaagttatggctGTTTGAAGTTGGCTGAATCTCAGAAAACGGGAAGAAATTTCCATATTCGATCGAAACACAAAACCCAATCTCAAGCACGAAACAAAACAcaatctaggtacataaacatcacataatcgtataacaagagtaagaaatccctaccacaatgggttttgagcaaaaccttAAGTAACCCAAGCTTGAAACACCAAGATCTAGCTCCTCCCAAGCTACAATACGAGACCTAGGTCCAAGATTTCCCAAGATCAAGAGGAATAAGTGAGGttcaacaagtgattgagaggagagagagagaaatccaaAAATGATGGAGTTCTTACCTCTTTGAGCGCAATAATCTTGATTCCGGATGAAATTAGGATGAACAACCCAtagatcttgaagattttgAGATGTTTGATGTGCAAATCTAAGAATTTGGGTGAGAGATTGAAGAGAGAACGTAGAGGGGTGATTTTAGGGCTGAGTTCGTGGTCTTGGAgtgaaaaaataacataagGGGTCTATTTATAGTGTCTGAATCGCATGCTGGAATTTCAGAATTTTTACAcgatgtaccggtactgggaaacCACAGTACAGGTACATCGCGGacagatttgaaaatttttgctAGCGTTCATCGAATCAAACCCTGATCGCAACCAACTCTTCCAAATATTATTTCAACACCGAAAACTCAAAATTTAGCTATTTACCGAACGTCTCATACATAACGACACGTCAATCCGTGTGATCACATCAACTAGATGACCAAAGTAAATCAAAGCacaattttactaaaaatgagATTATTGAACAGGTCTTCACATCGATGCCCTCTCCCTTCGCCCCTCCATCTCAGCCACCTCCATCTCGGGCGAGTCTCCTCTCCGGTGCACCTATCTCCGGcgaagcgctctctctctctctctctctctctctctctctctctctctctctctccatatctacTCCTCCATCCCTCTCTCTTCCACGCGCGAAGCCACGAAGGTAGTGGTAAAAATTCATTCAGCACTGTTAGATAAATTAGGTGCTCTGGACTCGGAAATTCTTCTTTCTTAAAACAGGTGCTCCTCTATTTCTCACTTTGAGTCTCTTAGataaattagggctttttttaaaaaaatttcttgaacTTGCCAATTGTCACATGGTGCAATTTATTGGAATATGGTATACTTTATTGGGATTATATGTAGTTTATTGCCATATGGAGTATTTTACTGagtttatactaaaaaattggGTTGCTAGAATTTAGTGGTCCAGTTACTTGCCGATTGCCGAAAATTGTGTTAcatattcttcttccttttttttttttcccattcaatGTCATTCACAATACGAAAATTGATTATAATTTTCTTTGCCCTGGATGCTTGTATATTGAGTAATTTGATTTGGGGTAACATTCACCATAACAAGTGTTCAGGACTTGTGAAAGGTGAACAATGGAAGATTTCAATCATTCATAGTGAAGTCAAAAGATGATGAACTTCAAAAATTTTCCGTCACATTGGATTTGCAAACCTATGAGGGTATGTGTGAATGCCAAAACTTTGAGTTTGTTGGAATTTTGTGTAGACACATGATGAAAGTGTTTATCCGACTAAACATTGATGCAATACCGGACCATTTTATTCTTCCACGATGGATGCAAAAGGCCAACAAATTTAGGATAATTGATTCCGAAGGATTAGTGTCACGCCCCGCTTTATAATAATTCGGCAACGTGATTTTTACCtcgataaataaataattttgccaaataactaaaatcaattttcttttcactctATCATGCAATGAATTATAAGtctaaccaaattaaaaaaaaaaaagcatgatAAGCTATCCACTTccaaatatttcaattttttttttttttaatagccaCCAAGGCACCAAAACACCACTTAAACCATAAAACTCCAATTACAAAAGGATGTAcaagttttcctttttctttgccTAAAAGACATAATAAAGCATTTCTAGAGGAGAGTTTAACATTTATCATTACATTCCCCAAAGTCAAAAACATATACATGTAGTCAAAAGATAGCCTTTGAGACCCAACAAAATATCGTGTAGATCGACTCGCCAAAGCACAAAAGATATCTCCATCATCGTGTCCATCAGAGCGTATCCTTGCCCTTCGAACCTGTAAGGTAGGGGTGAGCACGACCGCCCATACATAATATACTAGAAACTAGAAGATGCAAGtgatgagtttgaaaatatgaactTTCATGCCCAAATTCgcctattttttttaacttgaattTCATGCTAACTAGACACAATTCTTAATGAATATAATTAAGCTCGAAAAGATGAAACCAAAATTCTTCAAACATAAAATAAGTCAACACATTAAACTAGGTACAAGAAAATAAGAGCACATAAAACCAATGTCCAAGTTATCACAGTTGTGTACCAATCCTAGGCGACTGATCAGGTCCCTaaatcatccaaatttatgggCTACTAACCCAAAGGCCTATGGGGCACCTTATCCCGCACGGGTTTACGGACTATACACCGACAGATAACTCATTATCCATATGTTTCCGGCTACACAACAAGCATAAAATGGCCAAGTCAACCGCCAATATATGGCTCACTAGCCCAAATGACAAGTATCAATCTCAAATCAATTCCAATAAGTAAGTACAACTTGTATCAACACAAATCTTAATCTTTACTTTCAAATCCAAGAAGCACTAAACATAGATATACAAGTGTCTATACTTTTTAAACTCCACCCCtcaaaaatttcataaattatGTCAACAAGAGGTAATCCAtatcaaatacaaaaataataatgtacTCTTCACAAAATGCAAACAATTAATCCAAGTACCCTAACTAGTATATCCATTATCAATCCAAATAAACATGAGCCAATATTAGACACCACAAATTCCCAAGGCATCATATTCTCTCCACACCCAATCAAACACTAAATCCATCAATTTCAAGATACaactaaaaatatgaaatttacaCAACCATtcaaattagggcttttcttcCATAGATCAACTTACTACTtaaatacatgaaaataatCAATTTCCAAACACAATACTTGCATTTTTAAGGATCTAGTAGAAAACCCTACCTCAAATGCTAGCACACAAGAGAGATGAGTGAGATGGTGATGAAGAAAAGCCCACAAGCTTGAAATCCCTAGATCCCTCCAAGTTCTTGATGTGGACACAAAATACCCAAGCAAAAGAAGGTGCAAGATGATTTGGCTATGTGTgcgtgtgtgcgtgtgtgtgtgtgtgtgagagagagagagagagagagagagagagagagagagaaagagagagagatagtgcACATCACtggaaatgaaaagaagaaaaaaaaggaaacagagaaCACGAGATGTTCTCTCGGCCAAATGGATATAAGGTGTAAAAGAATTACACCCTTCCCCCCTCAAGTCTCTAGATTATTACCTAATACTTGCAGGTTATAACTTCTTGCACTAGAGCCCATCAACTAACACTTAAACAAGTAATTagctctaaaaatttctaacaCTAATTACACAACACATGGGAGTCTCCCAACATACTCGATCAAAGGACCAATGAATTCGAACACGGTCAAGAAAATGCCTACACATGCACCTGCACAACtatattcaaagaaaaaaaagaaatccaaggCTCATAAATTCTAAGTATTTAAAATAACACATTTCACATTAAggaaatattaaataaataagctTAGATAGGGTTCTCTACAATTAGTGCATGACAATGGCAAAGAAGAATCCGAGTCATTAAGACTTAGCCATATGTGTCAAGAATCTACAAAATTGGCTTGTTTGGCCGCCCCATCAAATGAGGCATACACAATTTACATTGAAGCTATGAGTGCTCTCCACGAGAAGCTCCAAAAAGTAGTTTCTCATGTGCCTCCAATCGATGTTTGTGATGATAGAGATAATTTACATTCTATTGAGCCATCTCAGATATTGCTTTCGGATCCAAACATCTCACTAACCAAGGGTAGGAAAAAAGATGTGAAAGGAAAAGGGGCTAGTATAAACTCCGAAAGATTGAAAAGTGGTATGGAGTTGGCATTAggcaagaagaaaagaaagtgtaGCTTATGCAAAAATCCAGGACATGATAAAATGACTTGTCCTTCAAATCCAATGAGTAAAGCTAACAAATGTAAGTGAATTACAATTTTTCGTGGCATAAATGTTCTTATTTACTTCGCATTAATAATGTTACTTTTTCCTAATTCTCAATTTTCTTCAACAGCCTTAGAAGTGGAAGCACAATATTCTGATAGTGACCAAGAGTTGACTTAATGAGGAGATGGTAAATCAAAACCTGTTGCTTAACATTTGCATGCACAAATCTTAATACTTAATGAAAGTGTAACTTCGTGTTTTGTACGGGCCAAACATCGTTGGAGCGAAGGCTAAGATTGCTTTGAATAACCATGGAGTATTTTTGGAAGTCAACTCATGGAGGCGTATAGTATTTGGGAtgctgattttgttttgtttcataaTGTTGATTAAGTAGGTTACTTGATGTTGTGTTTtgtgaaagaaaatgaaaatgtttAGGAATTTGTGAGGTATTTCTGGGTTCTTGTTTGATGATATTGGtgtataatttttgaacttgtgaAATATTTCTAGGTTCTTGTTTGATGATATGGAAACACGTATGGaacttttgaaatcttttttgaaAGATAGTAAGGTTGCTGTTGCCGTTGTTGTTTACATACTCCAAGCAAAACATTATGATacaaaggaaaaagttgatattGGCCTACACAACTGAGAGATAGTATTGTTCTAATAGAAACAATATCAATCCTTATGGTTTTGACATAGcttctaaagaaaaaaaaagagagaatacaaCTAGCTTGTTCACCTCaaggtgaggagagagagaagagaagaggaggagaaaggGATCGCCGGGAAATTGGGTGCTGGCAAATGGGTTGCCGGAGAATGAGGTGCCAGAAAATGGGTCGCGGCCGAATGGGTTCTAGGAAGGTGCGGGTGTGTTGGgggaaagagggagggagaagAGATAGGGTgaggaggggagagggaggagagagtgTGTTTTGATCTCAGCCATTGAAATGAATGGCTGAGATTGGATGTCAAAATGGGTGTGAGTGGatatatatatggggccggTTCTACCCACACaatttttgacacaaaatttGACACTCCATCTCAGCCATACAAATCAAGGGCTGAGATTAAACCACTTAAATGAGAACACACACGTAACCTCACCtaatctctctccccctctctctgtcCCCACGGTCTTTCACGAATACCCCTGGCTCTCAGGACCTCCATCTCCGGCGAGGGACCTCATTGGCGATTCCATCTCCGGCGATGGAGATGGAAGTCTGAGAAAAAAGGTTCGAGGAAGAATTGATGAGGTATTACAGACCTCTGCataaagaggagaagaagaagaaagtctGGTATtcctccaccatcaccaccgtcGGCCGGTCGACTTTGGTTCCACGGACGTTTTCCACTTCAAAGGGACCGACCAGCTTTGTCCCTCTTTTTTGCTGCTCCGAAATAGCTCTATCTTCACTTGTCCCTCTGCCGAACATAAATCGAATTGGAAATTGCAATGCACAAATGGAATTTGCAATACCAGTTCAGTTGGATCTAAATGGAAATTGCAATATCATAATCattttcaccatcttttaattGTTTGCATATGTGTCCAAATGTTGAATCGGGAACTTTTCCCATCTTTTTAATTGTTCGATTTGTTCAAAATAGAGGGGCCGACAGTGGTAATGGTGGAGGATGAGACCGGCGATGGCGGAGCGGCAAATATTTGGTCGAGACCGATGGTAATGGTTTTCGATATATTTTGTCCGACGGTGGTAATTGTTTGCAAATTTTTCCAATCTTATCAGAATCATTTTCCCCATCTGggtatggtggtggtggttaggGTTTGGTTGTAGAGGTGTGGGATTCTGTGAAAATAGAGGCGAcgaagagggagggagagattaGGTGTAAGTGAGATAGAGAAAAGGGAGTACAATTAAATCTCAGTCCTTGATTTGTATGACTAAGATGGAGTGTCAAATTTTGTGTCAAGAATTGTGTGGGTAGAAccggcccctatatatatatatatatatatatatatatatatatatatatatatatatatagcagttttggagacacctaaaaaaacacccaaaattttaatctcatagtttctgatcaaatttttatgatccgaaccgttcaatgtgtgcagaatgtgattttatggatgcccgcaagaaattagccaaaaaaatgatcggaaagtgcttgttttgagcagtttttaattgaaccgttcatcaaatctaagctaaaaactacttagatcaagcccttctcggttttttttttgctcatttctcgcaggtacccttaaaattacgttctgatcacattgagcggctcggatcattaatatttgatcgggaactatgaggtatttttttaggtgtctaattagttgtccatggaaccgccccgatatatatatataattttagaTACACCCCCTGTACTTTAGTCGTTTCTCAACTACACCTCCTCTACTTCATTTTTAAACATTCGCACCCATTGTACTTAAGACTGGTTTGGAACTATTAGTATTTCCGTCAAAAGTAACGAAAAAGCAAATAATGGCTATTGGCGGGAATTTTCCCTCCTAAACATCTTTTACAAGACCAAATTGCTCCCATAAGCCATTTacatcctatatatatatatatatatatatatatatatatatatatatatatatatatatatatatatatatatatatatatatcatttctCCACAGGTGGGAGTAGAAAACAAAGCATCACCCACCATggcctcttttttcttttttccattctcCCTTTCGTTCCCCCCCATCTAACCAAGTCCGCATTTGCCACTGTGGCGAACTTGCTCCTCTACGTATGTCTAACATACCATCATCCATGGGAAGACGGTTTTACGGGTGTGAAAGGTATCCGGTATGTTTAAGGTAGTTATACACACTAAAAATATTGTAAAATGAAttgtaatgtattttttttatgcagtTCACGAAATGTAAGTTTTTCGTGTGGGTTGACCCTCCACCTTGTGATTGCGGAAGGGACGACCTATTGCAGACCATTGACCGCTTAGAGAGAGAGTTGGAGAAAAGCAAGGCCAAGGAAAGAAGGCAGAAGGGGATGTTTGTGGCAACTTGGGTTGCCATTTTCTGCTTTATGATGTTGTATTTAACTAAGTAGAATGTGCATGTATGTAATGCACTTTTTTGGTAAGGGTTATGTAATTCAGAAAATATGTCTATCCCTTGTAATGAACTGAAAAAATATATGCAGTGTTTTGTTTATGCTATCATGAAATGCAATCCCTTGTAATCTGATTCAATGCAAACCATATTGAGAACTTCATACTAGAACAACTATTAAATGGTCTAACAAAAACCACAAGGGAATGTCAAAACCCATAGCAGAGAAACATAATGCATCATTGTCCCTTTCTAAATCATGTAGCATCATCAATACTTGAGGGATAGATAGCAAAGAAACATCTTCAAATCACCACAAACTTGTCAAAACCCATAGCACCAAAAAGCAATATACACGAGCACAGCATTACTGGTCCAAGAAACCATAGGTACCACAAATTTGTCCACACAAAGTACCATAAGACTACTGCAATTACTTACCCAACAAAAGAAACTGTAGGAGTAACTggccaacaaaaaaaactgcAGAAATAAGTGTCAAAGTACCATAAGACTATTGCAAACTACATGAATACTTCAAACCAATCCAAAGCAAAAAATATCATAAGATTACTACATGGTACTTTGACACTTATCATAAGATTACTACATAACTTGGCCAACAAACCATCATAACACCTATTTGAGCAGGACTTGGCCAACAAAAGGTTGCAGATGTAAATTACCACCACCAATCTCCTTCTCTACCACCTGCTTCTCCATTCCCTGACTGTGCATCACCTCTTGGAGCACTTGCCCTTCCACCACC
Coding sequences:
- the LOC131323757 gene encoding leucine-rich repeat extensin-like protein 3, with amino-acid sequence MCMYVMHFFGLGQQKVADVNYHHQSPSLPPASPFPDCASPLGALALPPPLVAHALPPPLVTPDLPAPLLAPVLPPPLGAPPLPPPF
- the LOC131322744 gene encoding uncharacterized protein LOC131322744, whose product is MCQESTKLACLAAPSNEAYTIYIEAMSALHEKLQKVVSHVPPIDVCDDRDNLHSIEPSQILLSDPNISLTKGRKKDVKGKGASINSERLKSGMELALGKKKRKCSLCKNPGHDKMTCPSNPMSKANKSLEVEAQYSDSDQELT